In Vicugna pacos chromosome 1, VicPac4, whole genome shotgun sequence, a single window of DNA contains:
- the DYNLT2B gene encoding dynein light chain Tctex-type protein 2B, giving the protein MSVTASFSAVDGLPDTEKNPGESENTYILRPIFQQRFRPSVVKDCIHAVLKQELANAEYSPEEMPQLTKRLSENIKDKLKEMGFDRYKMVVQVVIGEQRGEGVFMAARCFWDADTDNCTHDIFMNDSLFCVVAAFGCFYY; this is encoded by the exons ATGTCGGTCACGGCGTCCTTCTCGGCGGTCGATGGGTTGCCCGATACTGAGAAGAACCCTGGGGAGTCCGAGAATACCTATATTCTGCGGCCCATTTTCCAGCAAAG GTTCAGACCCTCTGTGGTTAAAGACTGTATCCATGCTGTACTCAAGCAAGAACTGGCAAATGCTGAATACTCTCCAGAAGAAATGCCTCAGCTCACAAAACGTTTAtcagaaaatattaaagataaattaaaag aaatgGGATTTGACCGATATAAAATGGTGGTGCAAGTAGTGATTGGAGAACAAAGAGGGGAAGGAGTATT cATGGCTGCTCGCTGTTTCTGGGATGCTGACACTGACAACTGCACTCATGATATTTTCATGAAT GACAGTTTATTCTGTGTTGTAGCGGCATTTGGCTGTTTCTACTATTAA